Proteins encoded by one window of Manihot esculenta cultivar AM560-2 chromosome 10, M.esculenta_v8, whole genome shotgun sequence:
- the LOC110624665 gene encoding inactive protein RESTRICTED TEV MOVEMENT 2, with protein sequence MATRTRTGGSNTIQYEDFKPKSEMKEEAAAHVLLVHLPAAFQREQVKITYERSTRLIRVVGERPIGGNKWSRINEAFPVPQNCDVQKIQAKFENRVFTITMPKLAITQPQKPAFTSTGEEPKQKKATSQMPQEAKTDEKMQKGMEGTETQKQTVGKQVETAVSPGEAAKDIPKSKTQDENTETHKQTVGKQVESAVIPGETVKDIPKSKTEDGDTETHKQTVGKQVESAVSPGEAAKDIPKSKTQDENTETHKQTVGKQVESAVIPGETVKDIPKSETEDGDTETHKQTVGKQVESAVSPGEAVKDIPKSKTRDEATSKEEKHTENREGYEKTMETKQEETDKKRKGNLLADESVERSKKRKEAAVRSSEKEKGGKLEFIAEKVKEVKNVAAAAKKSVMELSEERQSLVKIGVAVLAIAALGAYISYTYRHRSSGNSKD encoded by the exons ATGGCTACAAGAACACGTACTGGAGGATCAAACACTATTCAGTATGAGGATTTTAAGCCCAAATCTGAAATGAAAGAAGAAGCAGCAGCTCATGTACTGCTTGTACATCTTCCGGCTG CTTTTCAGAGGGAGCAAGTGAAGATAACTTATGAGCGTTCGACCCGTTTGATTAGAGTAGTTGGTGAGCGACCGATCGGTGGAAACAAATGGAGTCGAATCAACGAAGCATTTCCCGTTCCTCAAAACTGTGATGTGCAGAAAATTCAGGCCAAGTTCGAAAATAGAGTTTTTACAATTACAATGCCAAAACTCGCCATCACGCAACCTCAGAAACCTGCTTTTACAAGCACTGGAGAAGAACCAAAGCAGAAGAAAGCGACTTCTCAAATGCCTCAGGAAGCCAAAACTGATGAGAAGATGCAAAAGGGTATGGAAGGCACTGAGACCCAAAAACAAACAGTTGGAAAGCAAGTGGAAACAGCTGTTAGCCCTGGAGAAGCCGCGAAAGATATTCCAAAGTCGAAAACTCAAGATGAAAACACCGAAACCCATAAACAAACAGTTGGAAAGCAAGTGGAATCAGCCGTTATCCCTGGAGAAACCGTGAAAGATATTCCAAAGTCGAAAACTGAAGATGGAGACACTGAGACCCATAAACAAACAGTTGGAAAGCAAGTGGAATCAGCTGTTAGCCCTGGAGAAGCCGCGAAAGATATTCCAAAGTCGAAAACTCAAGATGAAAACACTGAAACCCATAAACAAACAGTTGGAAAGCAAGTGGAATCAGCCGTTATCCCTGGAGAAACCGTGAAAGATATTCCAAAGTCGGAAACTGAAGATGGAGATACTGAGACCCATAAACAAACAGTTGGAAAGCAAGTGGAATCAGCTGTTAGCCCTGGAGAAGCCGTGAAAGATATTCCAAAGTCAAAAACTCGAGATGAAGCCACTTCAAAAGAAGAAAAGCATACTGAAAATAGGGAAGGATATGAGAAGACAATGGAGACAAAACAAGAGGAGACtgacaagaaaagaaaaggaaacttGTTAGCTGATGAAAGTGTGGAAAgaagcaagaaaagaaaagaagcagCGGTGAGGAGTTCAGAGAAGGAGAAAGGAGGTAAGCTTGAATTCATTGCTGAGAAAGTGAAGGAAGTGAAGAATGTGGCTGCTGCTGCAAAGAAGAGTGTGATGGAGCTGAGCGAAGAGAGGCAGTCTCTGGTAAAGATAGGTGTGGCAGTTTTAGCGATTGCAGCGCTTGGAGCTTACATCTCTTACACCTATCGCCATCGATCATCTGGAAATTCCAAGGACTAG